From a region of the Pan paniscus chromosome 19, NHGRI_mPanPan1-v2.0_pri, whole genome shotgun sequence genome:
- the LOC103782660 gene encoding keratin-associated protein 4-5 isoform X7 translates to MVSFCCGSVSSEQSCGLENCCHPSCCQTTCCRTTCCRPSCCVSSCCKPQCCQSVCYQPTCCHPSCCISSCCRPSCCEPSCCRPCCCRPSCCQTTCCRTTCCCPSCCVSSCCRPQCCQSSVCCQPTCCHPSCCISSCCHPSCCESSCCRPCCCLRPVCGRVSCHTTCYRPTCVISTCPRPLCCASSCC, encoded by the exons ATGGTCAGCTTCTGTTGTGGCTCTGTCAGCTCTGAGCAGAGCTGTGGCCTGGAGAACTGCTGCCACCCCAGCTGCTGCCAGACCACCTGCTGCAGGACCACCTGCTGCCGCCCCAGCTGCTGTGTGTCCAGCTGCTGCAAGCCCCAGTGCTGCCAGTCTGTGTGCTACCAGCCCACCTGCTGCCACCCTAGCTGCTGCATCTCCAGCTGCTGCCGCCCCTCTTGCTGTGAACCCAGCTGCTGCCGCCCCTGCTGCTGCCGCCCCAGCTGCTGCCAGACCACCTGCTGCAGGACCACCTGCTGCTGCCCCAGCTGCTGTGTGTCCAGCTGCTGCAGACCCCAGTGCTGCCAGTCT TCTGTGTGCTGCCAGCCCACCTGCTGTCATCCTAGCTGCTGCATCTCCAGCTGCTGCCACCCCTCTTGCTGTGAATCCAGCTGCTGCCGCCCCTGCTGCTGCCTGCGTCCAGTCTGTGGCCGAGTCTCCTGCCACACCACTTGCTATCGCCCAACCTGTGTCATCTCCACCTGCCCCCGCCCCCTGTGCTGTGCCTCCTCTTGCTGCTAA
- the LOC103782660 gene encoding keratin-associated protein 4-12 isoform X3: protein MVSFCCGSVSSEQSCGLENCCHPSCCQTTCCRTTCCRPSCCVSSCCKPQCCQSVCYQPTCCHPSCCISSCCRPSCCEPSCCRPCCCRPSCCQTTCCRTTCCCPSCCVSSCCRPHCCRPSCCVSRCCRPQCCQSVCCQPTCCHPSCCISSCCHPSCCESSCCRPCCCLRPVCGRVSCHTTCYRPTCVISTCPRPLCCASSCC from the exons ATGGTCAGCTTCTGTTGTGGCTCTGTCAGCTCTGAGCAGAGCTGTGGCCTGGAGAACTGCTGCCACCCCAGCTGCTGCCAGACCACCTGCTGCAGGACCACCTGCTGCCGCCCCAGCTGCTGTGTGTCCAGCTGCTGCAAGCCCCAGTGCTGCCAGTCTGTGTGCTACCAGCCCACCTGCTGCCACCCTAGCTGCTGCATCTCCAGCTGCTGCCGCCCCTCTTGCTGTGAACCCAGCTGCTGCCGCCCCTGCTGCTGCCGCCCCAGCTGCTGCCAGACCACCTGCTGCAGGACCACCTGCTGCTGCCCCAGCTGCTGTGTGTCCAGCTGCTGCAGACCCCA CTGCTGCCGCCCCAGCTGCTGTGTGTCCAGGTGCTGCAGGCCCCAGTGCTGCCAGTCTGTGTGCTGCCAGCCCACCTGCTGTCATCCTAGCTGCTGCATCTCCAGCTGCTGCCACCCCTCTTGCTGTGAATCCAGCTGCTGCCGCCCCTGCTGCTGCCTGCGTCCAGTCTGTGGCCGAGTCTCCTGCCACACCACTTGCTATCGCCCAACCTGTGTCATCTCCACCTGCCCCCGCCCCCTGTGCTGTGCCTCCTCTTGCTGCTAA
- the LOC103782660 gene encoding keratin-associated protein 4-5 isoform X5: MVSFCCGSVSSEQSCGLENCCHPSCCQTTCCRTTCCRPSCCVSSCCKPQCCQSVCYQPTCCHPSCCISSCCRPSCCEPSCCRPCCCRPSCCQTTCCRTTCCCPSCCVSSCCRPHCCVSRCCRPQCCQSVCCQPTCCHPSCCISSCCHPSCCESSCCRPCCCLRPVCGRVSCHTTCYRPTCVISTCPRPLCCASSCC, translated from the exons ATGGTCAGCTTCTGTTGTGGCTCTGTCAGCTCTGAGCAGAGCTGTGGCCTGGAGAACTGCTGCCACCCCAGCTGCTGCCAGACCACCTGCTGCAGGACCACCTGCTGCCGCCCCAGCTGCTGTGTGTCCAGCTGCTGCAAGCCCCAGTGCTGCCAGTCTGTGTGCTACCAGCCCACCTGCTGCCACCCTAGCTGCTGCATCTCCAGCTGCTGCCGCCCCTCTTGCTGTGAACCCAGCTGCTGCCGCCCCTGCTGCTGCCGCCCCAGCTGCTGCCAGACCACCTGCTGCAGGACCACCTGCTGCTGCCCCAGCTGCTGTGTGTCCAGCTGCTGCAGACCCCA CTGCTGTGTGTCCAGGTGCTGCAGGCCCCAGTGCTGCCAGTCTGTGTGCTGCCAGCCCACCTGCTGTCATCCTAGCTGCTGCATCTCCAGCTGCTGCCACCCCTCTTGCTGTGAATCCAGCTGCTGCCGCCCCTGCTGCTGCCTGCGTCCAGTCTGTGGCCGAGTCTCCTGCCACACCACTTGCTATCGCCCAACCTGTGTCATCTCCACCTGCCCCCGCCCCCTGTGCTGTGCCTCCTCTTGCTGCTAA
- the LOC103782660 gene encoding keratin-associated protein 4-6 isoform X2 — translation MVSFCCGSVSSEQSCGLENCCHPSCCQTTCCRTTCCRPSCCVSSCCKPQCCQSVCCRPSCCEPSCCRPCCCRPSCCQTTCCRTTCCCPSCCVSSCCRPQCCQSVCCQPSCCISSCCRPSCCVSRCCRPQCCQSVCCQPTCCHPSCCISSCCHPSCCESSCCRPCCCLRPVCGRVSCHTTCYRPTCVISTCPRPLCCASSCC, via the exons ATGGTCAGCTTCTGTTGTGGCTCTGTCAGCTCTGAGCAGAGCTGTGGCCTGGAGAACTGCTGCCACCCCAGCTGCTGCCAGACCACCTGCTGCAGGACCACCTGCTGCCGCCCCAGCTGCTGTGTGTCCAGCTGCTGCAAGCCCCAGTGCTGCCAGTCTGT CTGCTGCCGCCCCTCTTGCTGTGAACCCAGCTGCTGCCGCCCCTGCTGCTGCCGCCCCAGCTGCTGCCAGACCACCTGCTGCAGGACCACCTGCTGCTGCCCCAGCTGCTGTGTGTCCAGCTGCTGCAGACCCCAGTGCTGCCAGTCTGTGTGCTGCCAGCCCAGCTGCTGCATCTCCAGCTGCTGCCGCCCCAGCTGCTGTGTGTCCAGGTGCTGCAGGCCCCAGTGCTGCCAGTCTGTGTGCTGCCAGCCCACCTGCTGTCATCCTAGCTGCTGCATCTCCAGCTGCTGCCACCCCTCTTGCTGTGAATCCAGCTGCTGCCGCCCCTGCTGCTGCCTGCGTCCAGTCTGTGGCCGAGTCTCCTGCCACACCACTTGCTATCGCCCAACCTGTGTCATCTCCACCTGCCCCCGCCCCCTGTGCTGTGCCTCCTCTTGCTGCTAA
- the LOC103782660 gene encoding keratin-associated protein 4-12 isoform X6 codes for MVSFCCGSVSSEQSCGLENCCHPSCCQTTCCRTTCCRPSCCVSSCCKPQCCQSVCCRPCCCRPSCCQTTCCRTTCCCPSCCVSSCCRPQCCQSVCCQPSCCISSCCRPSCCVSRCCRPQCCQSVCCQPTCCHPSCCISSCCHPSCCESSCCRPCCCLRPVCGRVSCHTTCYRPTCVISTCPRPLCCASSCC; via the exons ATGGTCAGCTTCTGTTGTGGCTCTGTCAGCTCTGAGCAGAGCTGTGGCCTGGAGAACTGCTGCCACCCCAGCTGCTGCCAGACCACCTGCTGCAGGACCACCTGCTGCCGCCCCAGCTGCTGTGTGTCCAGCTGCTGCAAGCCCCAGTGCTGCCAGTCTGT CTGCTGCCGCCCCTGCTGCTGCCGCCCCAGCTGCTGCCAGACCACCTGCTGCAGGACCACCTGCTGCTGCCCCAGCTGCTGTGTGTCCAGCTGCTGCAGACCCCAGTGCTGCCAGTCTGTGTGCTGCCAGCCCAGCTGCTGCATCTCCAGCTGCTGCCGCCCCAGCTGCTGTGTGTCCAGGTGCTGCAGGCCCCAGTGCTGCCAGTCTGTGTGCTGCCAGCCCACCTGCTGTCATCCTAGCTGCTGCATCTCCAGCTGCTGCCACCCCTCTTGCTGTGAATCCAGCTGCTGCCGCCCCTGCTGCTGCCTGCGTCCAGTCTGTGGCCGAGTCTCCTGCCACACCACTTGCTATCGCCCAACCTGTGTCATCTCCACCTGCCCCCGCCCCCTGTGCTGTGCCTCCTCTTGCTGCTAA
- the LOC103782660 gene encoding keratin-associated protein 4-6 isoform X9, with product MVSFCCGSVSSEQSCGLENCCHPSCCQTTCCRTTCCRPSCCVSSCCKPQCCQSVCCVSSCCRPQCCQSVCCQPSCCISSCCRPSCCVSRCCRPQCCQSVCCQPTCCHPSCCISSCCHPSCCESSCCRPCCCLRPVCGRVSCHTTCYRPTCVISTCPRPLCCASSCC from the exons ATGGTCAGCTTCTGTTGTGGCTCTGTCAGCTCTGAGCAGAGCTGTGGCCTGGAGAACTGCTGCCACCCCAGCTGCTGCCAGACCACCTGCTGCAGGACCACCTGCTGCCGCCCCAGCTGCTGTGTGTCCAGCTGCTGCAAGCCCCAGTGCTGCCAGTCTGT CTGCTGTGTGTCCAGCTGCTGCAGACCCCAGTGCTGCCAGTCTGTGTGCTGCCAGCCCAGCTGCTGCATCTCCAGCTGCTGCCGCCCCAGCTGCTGTGTGTCCAGGTGCTGCAGGCCCCAGTGCTGCCAGTCTGTGTGCTGCCAGCCCACCTGCTGTCATCCTAGCTGCTGCATCTCCAGCTGCTGCCACCCCTCTTGCTGTGAATCCAGCTGCTGCCGCCCCTGCTGCTGCCTGCGTCCAGTCTGTGGCCGAGTCTCCTGCCACACCACTTGCTATCGCCCAACCTGTGTCATCTCCACCTGCCCCCGCCCCCTGTGCTGTGCCTCCTCTTGCTGCTAA
- the LOC103782660 gene encoding keratin-associated protein 4-12 isoform X4, with the protein MVSFCCGSVSSEQSCGLENCCHPSCCQTTCCRTTCCRPSCCVSSCCKPQCCQSVCYQPTCCHPSCCISSCCRPSCCEPSCCRPCCCRPSCCQTTCCRTTCCCPSCCPSCCISSCCRPSCCVSRCCRPQCCQSVCCQPTCCHPSCCISSCCHPSCCESSCCRPCCCLRPVCGRVSCHTTCYRPTCVISTCPRPLCCASSCC; encoded by the exons ATGGTCAGCTTCTGTTGTGGCTCTGTCAGCTCTGAGCAGAGCTGTGGCCTGGAGAACTGCTGCCACCCCAGCTGCTGCCAGACCACCTGCTGCAGGACCACCTGCTGCCGCCCCAGCTGCTGTGTGTCCAGCTGCTGCAAGCCCCAGTGCTGCCAGTCTGTGTGCTACCAGCCCACCTGCTGCCACCCTAGCTGCTGCATCTCCAGCTGCTGCCGCCCCTCTTGCTGTGAACCCAGCTGCTGCCGCCCCTGCTGCTGCCGCCCCAGCTGCTGCCAGACCACCTGCTGCAGGACCACCTGCTGCTGCCCCAGCTGCTGT CCCAGCTGCTGCATCTCCAGCTGCTGCCGCCCCAGCTGCTGTGTGTCCAGGTGCTGCAGGCCCCAGTGCTGCCAGTCTGTGTGCTGCCAGCCCACCTGCTGTCATCCTAGCTGCTGCATCTCCAGCTGCTGCCACCCCTCTTGCTGTGAATCCAGCTGCTGCCGCCCCTGCTGCTGCCTGCGTCCAGTCTGTGGCCGAGTCTCCTGCCACACCACTTGCTATCGCCCAACCTGTGTCATCTCCACCTGCCCCCGCCCCCTGTGCTGTGCCTCCTCTTGCTGCTAA
- the LOC103782660 gene encoding keratin-associated protein 4-12 isoform X1 translates to MVSFCCGSVSSEQSCGLENCCHPSCCQTTCCRTTCCRPSCCVSSCCKPQCCQSVCYQPTCCHPSCCISSCCRPSCCEPSCCRPCCCRPSCCQTTCCRTTCCCPSCCVSSCCRPQCCQSVCCQPSCCISSCCRPSCCVSRCCRPQCCQSVCCQPTCCHPSCCISSCCHPSCCESSCCRPCCCLRPVCGRVSCHTTCYRPTCVISTCPRPLCCASSCC, encoded by the coding sequence ATGGTCAGCTTCTGTTGTGGCTCTGTCAGCTCTGAGCAGAGCTGTGGCCTGGAGAACTGCTGCCACCCCAGCTGCTGCCAGACCACCTGCTGCAGGACCACCTGCTGCCGCCCCAGCTGCTGTGTGTCCAGCTGCTGCAAGCCCCAGTGCTGCCAGTCTGTGTGCTACCAGCCCACCTGCTGCCACCCTAGCTGCTGCATCTCCAGCTGCTGCCGCCCCTCTTGCTGTGAACCCAGCTGCTGCCGCCCCTGCTGCTGCCGCCCCAGCTGCTGCCAGACCACCTGCTGCAGGACCACCTGCTGCTGCCCCAGCTGCTGTGTGTCCAGCTGCTGCAGACCCCAGTGCTGCCAGTCTGTGTGCTGCCAGCCCAGCTGCTGCATCTCCAGCTGCTGCCGCCCCAGCTGCTGTGTGTCCAGGTGCTGCAGGCCCCAGTGCTGCCAGTCTGTGTGCTGCCAGCCCACCTGCTGTCATCCTAGCTGCTGCATCTCCAGCTGCTGCCACCCCTCTTGCTGTGAATCCAGCTGCTGCCGCCCCTGCTGCTGCCTGCGTCCAGTCTGTGGCCGAGTCTCCTGCCACACCACTTGCTATCGCCCAACCTGTGTCATCTCCACCTGCCCCCGCCCCCTGTGCTGTGCCTCCTCTTGCTGCTAA
- the LOC103782660 gene encoding keratin-associated protein 4-5 isoform X8, whose amino-acid sequence MVSFCCGSVSSEQSCGLENCCHPSCCQTTCCRTTCCRPSCCVSSCCKPQCCQSVCYQPTCCHPSCCISSCCRPSCCEPSCCRPVCCQPSCCISSCCRPSCCVSRCCRPQCCQSVCCQPTCCHPSCCISSCCHPSCCESSCCRPCCCLRPVCGRVSCHTTCYRPTCVISTCPRPLCCASSCC is encoded by the exons ATGGTCAGCTTCTGTTGTGGCTCTGTCAGCTCTGAGCAGAGCTGTGGCCTGGAGAACTGCTGCCACCCCAGCTGCTGCCAGACCACCTGCTGCAGGACCACCTGCTGCCGCCCCAGCTGCTGTGTGTCCAGCTGCTGCAAGCCCCAGTGCTGCCAGTCTGTGTGCTACCAGCCCACCTGCTGCCACCCTAGCTGCTGCATCTCCAGCTGCTGCCGCCCCTCTTGCTGTGAACCCAGCTGCTGCCGCC CTGTGTGCTGCCAGCCCAGCTGCTGCATCTCCAGCTGCTGCCGCCCCAGCTGCTGTGTGTCCAGGTGCTGCAGGCCCCAGTGCTGCCAGTCTGTGTGCTGCCAGCCCACCTGCTGTCATCCTAGCTGCTGCATCTCCAGCTGCTGCCACCCCTCTTGCTGTGAATCCAGCTGCTGCCGCCCCTGCTGCTGCCTGCGTCCAGTCTGTGGCCGAGTCTCCTGCCACACCACTTGCTATCGCCCAACCTGTGTCATCTCCACCTGCCCCCGCCCCCTGTGCTGTGCCTCCTCTTGCTGCTAA
- the LOC117976696 gene encoding keratin-associated protein 4-6 isoform X4, whose amino-acid sequence MVSSYCGSVCSDQGCGLETCCRPSCCQTTCCRTTCCRPSCCVSSCCRPQCCQSVCCQPTCCRPSCCPTTCCRPSCCISSCCRPSCCVSSCCRPHCCQSVCCQPTCCRPSCCISSCCRPSCCESSCCRPCCCRPCCCLRPVCGRVSCHTTCYRPTCVISTCPRPLCCASSCC is encoded by the exons ATGGTCAGCTCCTATTGTGGTTCCGTCTGCTCTGACCAGGGCTGTGGCCTGGAGACCTGCTGCCGCCCCAGCTGCTGTCAGACCACCTGCTGCAGGACCACCTGCTGCCGCCCCAGCTGCTGTGTGTCCAGCTGCTGCAGACCCCAGTGCTGCCAGTCTGTGTGCTGCCAGCCCACCTGCTGCCGTCCCAGCTGCTGTCCCA CCACTTGCTGCCGTCCCAGCTGCTGCATCTCCAGCTGCTGTCGCCCCAGCTGCTGTGTGTCCAGCTGCTGCAGGCCCCATTGCTGCCAGTCTGTGTGCTGCCAGCCAACCTGCTGCCGTCCCAGCTGCTGCATCTCCAGCTGCTGCCGCCCCTCTTGCTGTGAATCCAGCTGCTGCCGCCCTTGCTGCTGCCGCCCCTGCTGCTGCCTGCGTCCAGTCTGTGGCCGAGTCTCCTGCCACACCACTTGCTATCGCCCAACCTGTGTCATTTCCACCTGCCCCCGTCCCTTGTGCTGTGCCTCCTCTTGCTGCTGA
- the LOC117976696 gene encoding keratin-associated protein 4-6 isoform X2 has translation MVSSYCGSVCSDQGCGLETCCRPSCCQTTCCRTTCCRPSCCVSSCCRPHCCQTTCCRTTCCRPSCCVSSCCRPQCCQSVCCQPTCCRPSCCISSCCRPSCCVSSCCRPHCCQSVCCQPTCCRPSCCISSCCRPSCCESSCCRPCCCRPCCCLRPVCGRVSCHTTCYRPTCVISTCPRPLCCASSCC, from the exons ATGGTCAGCTCCTATTGTGGTTCCGTCTGCTCTGACCAGGGCTGTGGCCTGGAGACCTGCTGCCGCCCCAGCTGCTGTCAGACCACCTGCTGCAGGACCACCTGCTGCCGCCCCAGCTGCTGTGTGTCCAGCTGCTGCAGACCCCA CTGCTGTCAGACCACCTGCTGCAGGACCACCTGCTGCCGCCCTAGCTGCTGTGTATCCAGCTGCTGCAGACCCCAGTGCTGCCAGTCTGTGTGCTGCCAGCCCACTTGCTGCCGTCCCAGCTGCTGCATCTCCAGCTGCTGTCGCCCCAGCTGCTGTGTGTCCAGCTGCTGCAGGCCCCATTGCTGCCAGTCTGTGTGCTGCCAGCCAACCTGCTGCCGTCCCAGCTGCTGCATCTCCAGCTGCTGCCGCCCCTCTTGCTGTGAATCCAGCTGCTGCCGCCCTTGCTGCTGCCGCCCCTGCTGCTGCCTGCGTCCAGTCTGTGGCCGAGTCTCCTGCCACACCACTTGCTATCGCCCAACCTGTGTCATTTCCACCTGCCCCCGTCCCTTGTGCTGTGCCTCCTCTTGCTGCTGA
- the LOC117976696 gene encoding keratin-associated protein 4-6 isoform X3 has protein sequence MVSSYCGSVCSDQGCGLETCCRPSCCQTTCCRTTCCRPSCCVSSCCRPQCCQSVCCQTTCCRPSCCVSSCCRPQCCQSVCCQPTCCRPSCCISSCCRPSCCVSSCCRPHCCQSVCCQPTCCRPSCCISSCCRPSCCESSCCRPCCCRPCCCLRPVCGRVSCHTTCYRPTCVISTCPRPLCCASSCC, from the exons ATGGTCAGCTCCTATTGTGGTTCCGTCTGCTCTGACCAGGGCTGTGGCCTGGAGACCTGCTGCCGCCCCAGCTGCTGTCAGACCACCTGCTGCAGGACCACCTGCTGCCGCCCCAGCTGCTGTGTGTCCAGCTGCTGCAGACCCCAGTGCTGCCAGTCTGTGTGCTGCCA GACCACCTGCTGCCGCCCTAGCTGCTGTGTATCCAGCTGCTGCAGACCCCAGTGCTGCCAGTCTGTGTGCTGCCAGCCCACTTGCTGCCGTCCCAGCTGCTGCATCTCCAGCTGCTGTCGCCCCAGCTGCTGTGTGTCCAGCTGCTGCAGGCCCCATTGCTGCCAGTCTGTGTGCTGCCAGCCAACCTGCTGCCGTCCCAGCTGCTGCATCTCCAGCTGCTGCCGCCCCTCTTGCTGTGAATCCAGCTGCTGCCGCCCTTGCTGCTGCCGCCCCTGCTGCTGCCTGCGTCCAGTCTGTGGCCGAGTCTCCTGCCACACCACTTGCTATCGCCCAACCTGTGTCATTTCCACCTGCCCCCGTCCCTTGTGCTGTGCCTCCTCTTGCTGCTGA
- the LOC117976696 gene encoding keratin-associated protein 4-6 isoform X1, whose protein sequence is MVSSYCGSVCSDQGCGLETCCRPSCCQTTCCRTTCCRPSCCVSSCCRPQCCQSVCCQPTCCRPSCCPSCCQTTCCRTTCCRPSCCVSSCCRPQCCQSVCCQPTCCRPSCCISSCCRPSCCVSSCCRPHCCQSVCCQPTCCRPSCCISSCCRPSCCESSCCRPCCCRPCCCLRPVCGRVSCHTTCYRPTCVISTCPRPLCCASSCC, encoded by the coding sequence ATGGTCAGCTCCTATTGTGGTTCCGTCTGCTCTGACCAGGGCTGTGGCCTGGAGACCTGCTGCCGCCCCAGCTGCTGTCAGACCACCTGCTGCAGGACCACCTGCTGCCGCCCCAGCTGCTGTGTGTCCAGCTGCTGCAGACCCCAGTGCTGCCAGTCTGTGTGCTGCCAGCCCACCTGCTGCCGTCCCAGCTGCTGTCCCAGCTGCTGTCAGACCACCTGCTGCAGGACCACCTGCTGCCGCCCTAGCTGCTGTGTATCCAGCTGCTGCAGACCCCAGTGCTGCCAGTCTGTGTGCTGCCAGCCCACTTGCTGCCGTCCCAGCTGCTGCATCTCCAGCTGCTGTCGCCCCAGCTGCTGTGTGTCCAGCTGCTGCAGGCCCCATTGCTGCCAGTCTGTGTGCTGCCAGCCAACCTGCTGCCGTCCCAGCTGCTGCATCTCCAGCTGCTGCCGCCCCTCTTGCTGTGAATCCAGCTGCTGCCGCCCTTGCTGCTGCCGCCCCTGCTGCTGCCTGCGTCCAGTCTGTGGCCGAGTCTCCTGCCACACCACTTGCTATCGCCCAACCTGTGTCATTTCCACCTGCCCCCGTCCCTTGTGCTGTGCCTCCTCTTGCTGCTGA